A stretch of Lathyrus oleraceus cultivar Zhongwan6 chromosome 6, CAAS_Psat_ZW6_1.0, whole genome shotgun sequence DNA encodes these proteins:
- the LOC127094502 gene encoding uncharacterized protein LOC127094502 — translation MAEQEQESARVRAELDEIKGGMSQMREMLQALTFRFEAPQATVISEITGPAVEVQLQRALPSTLPPYGLPYEFIPREEVVHDMGKSIQQVVPLPVYNDARPVVHTIAPPAAYARHILHFEDQHHMYQTVNSTASGAEVRFEDLREVKENMQLLENKFRALKGDHVFGSAAKEMCLVSGLVISAKFKTPDFDKYKGHTCPKIHLIMYYRKIAAHVEDDKLMIHCFQDSLSGAPSKRQLQSMFQHDKESFKEYAQRLRELASQVEPPLAEKELAELLIDTVQLQFYEKMVGSASLGFSELVAIRARVEYGLRNGKLTAVAGTSSPNPKKFSGGFPMKKEGETNDVTIGQGRSPPRRIQQQYSSQQYVHQPFPYQQPMYPVQYALQPYVAAVTPTFNQQPAQAYQVPPVYRPTPVQQRVVVPSVYQQAR, via the exons ATGGCTGAACAAGAGCAAGAGAGCGCCCGAGTTAGAGCAGAGCTAGATGAAATCAAAGGGGGCATGTCCCAGATGAGAGAGATGTTGCAAGCTTTAACCTTCAGATTTGAGGCTCCGCAAGCAACCGTGATTTCAGAGATCACGGGCCCAGCAGTCGAAGTCCAACTTCAGAGGGCGTTACCTTCAACCCTTCCTCCATATGGGTTACCTTACGAATTCATCCCTCGAGAAGAAGTAGTGCATGACATGGGGAAATCTATCCAACAAGTTGTGCCATTACCGGTTTACAACGATGCACGCCCAGTCGTCCACACCATTGCTCCACCAGCTGCCTATGCTAGGCACATTCTGCACTTTGAAGATCAACATCACATGTATCAGACTGTCAACTCAACCGCTAGTGGTGCTGAAGTAAGGTTTGAAGATCTCAGAGAAGTGAAGGAGAACATGCAACTCCTTGAGAATAAGTTCCGAGCATTAAAAGGAGACCACGTCTTTGGATCTGCTGCCAAAGAAATGTGCCTTGTATCTGGGTTGGTGATTTCGGCCAAATTCAAAACTCCAGACTTCGACAAATACAAGGGGCATACTTGCCCAAAGATccatctcatcatgtattacCGTAAAATAGCTGCTCATGTGGAAGACGACAAGTTGATGATCCACTGTTTTCAAGATAGCTTGAGTGGGGCTCCTTCCAA AAGACAGTTACAAAGCATGTTCCAACATGACAAAGAGTCCTTTAAGGAATATGCTCAGAGATTGAGGGAACTGGCTTCTCAAGTTGAACCACCACTAGCCGAGAAGGAATTGGCTGAACTACTCATCGACACTGTCCAACTCCAATTTTATGAGAAGATGGTCGGAAGTGCTTCCTTGGGATTCTCCGAGCTTGTTGCTATACGGGCTCGTGTCGAATATGGTTTAAGAAATGGAAAACTTACGGCTGTGGCTGGAACTTCAAGTCCTAATCCGAAGAAGTTCTCTGGAGGGTTTCCCAtgaagaaggaaggtgaaacaAATGATGTGACTATTGGCCAAGGAAGATCCCCTCCAAGAAGGATACAACAACAATATTCATCACAACAGTATGTTCACCAACCATTTCCCTATCAGCAGCCCATGTATCCCGTTCAGTATGCCCTGCAACCATACGTAGCTGCTGTGACGCCCACCTTCAATCAACAACCTGCTCAGGCTTATCAAGTGCCTCCGGTTTATCGACCAACTCCGGTGCAACAACGCGTTGTGGTTCCTTCAGTTTATCAACAAGCACGGTAG